A genome region from Sphingobacteriaceae bacterium GW460-11-11-14-LB5 includes the following:
- a CDS encoding TIGR02453 family protein: protein MLKKETLSFIKDVAENNNREWFADNKEVYENAKADVLELVASIIPELAKADPMLPAEMDPKKCLLRIYRDVRFSKNKDPYKNNFGVWFSTKKGGNDPGYYLHIQPGKSFIAGGYWMPDAPHLKLIRQEIDYNIGDFKEIINNAAFKKNFKLGVDNALKNAPKGYDPADPNIEFLKLKSFEATTKIDDAEFLQPNLVNKLISSFKIVQPLVAFLRNAIDG, encoded by the coding sequence ATGTTAAAAAAAGAGACCCTTAGTTTTATAAAAGATGTAGCGGAAAATAACAACCGCGAATGGTTTGCCGATAATAAAGAAGTTTATGAAAATGCAAAGGCTGATGTACTCGAACTTGTAGCGAGTATTATTCCAGAGCTGGCCAAAGCAGACCCCATGCTTCCTGCAGAGATGGACCCAAAGAAGTGCCTTTTACGCATTTATCGTGATGTCCGCTTCAGCAAAAACAAAGACCCATATAAAAATAACTTCGGCGTATGGTTCTCTACCAAAAAAGGAGGTAATGACCCAGGTTATTACCTGCACATTCAACCTGGGAAAAGTTTTATAGCCGGTGGATACTGGATGCCTGATGCGCCGCATTTAAAATTGATCAGGCAAGAGATCGATTATAATATTGGCGATTTTAAAGAAATTATAAATAACGCAGCCTTTAAGAAAAACTTTAAACTGGGTGTTGATAATGCCCTTAAAAATGCACCTAAAGGTTATGATCCCGCAGATCCAAACATCGAATTTTTAAAGTTGAAAAGCTTCGAGGCCACCACAAAAATCGATGATGCAGAATTTTTACAACCAAACCTCGTTAATAAGTTGATAAGTTCTTTTAAAATAGTACAACCTTTAGTTGCATTTTTACGGAATGCAATAGATGGTTAA
- a CDS encoding DUF983 domain-containing protein, which yields MSDQTTSKLYAIVHCKCPHCRRGDIFTGSMYGWNIQHTKEICGHCAQRIEIEPGYFYAAMYVSYAMNVIEMLFASLITYLIFGPLTDETFWPYLIVIFAGCFTLYPFNYRYSRMILLHVLSPNIKYKPYYDK from the coding sequence ATGTCTGATCAAACAACCTCAAAGCTTTACGCCATTGTACATTGTAAGTGTCCGCATTGCCGCAGGGGAGATATTTTTACCGGCAGTATGTATGGCTGGAACATTCAGCATACCAAAGAAATCTGCGGGCATTGTGCACAACGTATAGAAATTGAACCCGGTTATTTCTATGCCGCCATGTATGTAAGTTATGCCATGAACGTAATAGAGATGCTTTTTGCCAGTTTGATCACCTATCTAATTTTTGGCCCGCTTACCGATGAAACCTTCTGGCCTTATCTGATTGTTATTTTTGCAGGTTGTTTTACCCTGTATCCGTTTAACTATCGCTATTCTAGAATGATACTGCTCCATGTTTTATCGCCAAATATAAAATACAAACCGTATTACGATAAGTAA